One Corynebacterium appendicis CIP 107643 DNA window includes the following coding sequences:
- a CDS encoding trimeric intracellular cation channel family protein codes for MPVDQVDPLISSIYQWMDVSGVLLMGIIGGTLARQLGYDIVGFFFIAMLSALGGGMLRDVLINQGTVAAMSQPEYLILAFTGALISRFTYFKGRAWEFLQSHGDALVSALWAATGASKAIQYGLPLLPTIMMGVFTATGGSMIRDVVTGREPAVFGGNQPAVIPAVVCAVIVLIGNATGYLAISMVLGPVASFVLFLFGYYGNWRVSQDPDFAPVNATVNATATQVASLARKAEDRSRAVARGLEPKSVRAWRHRQMEKALQRRIDAEIRKGKRPDEARSDADEFLTEFTNQFPAIDAETLAAAGVETPTEEGNLFEGIGVDLAGDSYDDGTTEPDPAETEAMHADMLDIILSDAKLTDELIERLAERYKDREG; via the coding sequence ATGCCCGTGGACCAGGTCGACCCGCTCATCAGCTCTATTTACCAATGGATGGATGTCTCCGGCGTTCTTCTGATGGGAATCATCGGCGGCACCCTCGCGCGCCAGCTCGGCTACGACATTGTGGGGTTCTTCTTCATCGCCATGCTCTCGGCGCTGGGCGGAGGCATGCTCCGCGACGTCCTCATCAACCAAGGCACCGTCGCCGCCATGAGCCAGCCCGAGTACCTGATCCTGGCGTTCACCGGCGCATTGATCTCCCGGTTCACGTATTTCAAGGGCCGTGCGTGGGAGTTTCTTCAGTCCCACGGCGACGCTCTTGTGTCAGCCCTGTGGGCCGCCACCGGCGCGTCCAAGGCTATCCAGTACGGGCTGCCTCTTCTACCCACCATCATGATGGGTGTGTTCACCGCCACCGGCGGCAGCATGATCCGCGACGTGGTCACCGGACGCGAACCAGCCGTGTTCGGCGGCAACCAGCCGGCCGTGATTCCGGCGGTGGTGTGCGCGGTGATCGTGCTAATCGGCAATGCCACCGGCTACCTCGCTATTTCGATGGTGCTGGGCCCGGTCGCTAGTTTCGTGTTGTTCCTCTTCGGCTACTACGGCAACTGGCGGGTCAGCCAAGACCCGGATTTCGCGCCTGTGAATGCCACTGTGAATGCTACGGCAACGCAGGTGGCCTCACTTGCACGCAAGGCGGAAGACCGCTCCCGCGCCGTAGCCCGCGGACTCGAGCCCAAAAGCGTCCGTGCCTGGCGGCACCGCCAAATGGAGAAAGCCTTGCAACGGCGCATCGATGCGGAGATCCGCAAGGGTAAGCGCCCGGACGAGGCCCGCAGCGACGCCGACGAGTTTCTCACCGAGTTCACCAACCAGTTCCCCGCCATCGATGCCGAGACGCTCGCCGCAGCCGGAGTCGAGACTCCCACCGAAGAGGGGAACCTCTTCGAGGGTATCGGCGTCGACCTCGCCGGCGACTCGTACGATGACGGGACCACTGAGCCCGACCCCGCCGAAACTGAAGCGATGCACGCCGACATGCTCGACATCATTCTTTCCGATGCCAAGCTCACCGATGAGCTCATCGAGCGCCTAGCCGAGCGCTACAAAGACCGCGAAGGCTAA
- a CDS encoding HNH endonuclease signature motif containing protein, protein MSDFDAFLGTLGSPMDVLAGFDRQAARAAGVKPTTYVEWEKAYEVYFGATRFRRQQANAVRVARQTGKSLDQILFIEQQVRAVSSDRETWKLRLALLSVRGDYKTLQRRAKDIIPDPDADTPAAESTVRFGRTRKGKRTVIATGEERDIADLEHALRAKLDPDRPEGPQMYEAFAELLRGGAGVAESVPRPLIQVPLAEHIRIVSGNGDETILGLSDGTTMTGAEYLTHYYSKDLEVALFHPQAGAVNLYHAKRFANAKQRDLARATLTTCPVPDCRHAADNCEVHHITPWARGGPTNMDNLSVLCRYHNRTNDDDPERHNRGRIHMRNGTPTWVSPRGTPVPNTTHQYGAMHLLFGH, encoded by the coding sequence ATGAGCGATTTTGACGCGTTTCTTGGAACTCTTGGTAGCCCGATGGATGTCCTGGCCGGTTTCGACCGTCAGGCTGCTCGTGCTGCCGGCGTCAAGCCCACCACGTATGTCGAGTGGGAAAAGGCTTATGAGGTCTACTTCGGTGCGACCCGGTTTCGCCGCCAGCAAGCCAATGCCGTTCGTGTTGCTAGGCAGACGGGGAAGTCTCTGGATCAGATTCTGTTCATTGAGCAGCAAGTGCGTGCTGTGTCCTCTGACCGGGAGACATGGAAACTCCGCCTGGCGCTGTTGTCGGTGCGCGGCGACTACAAGACGCTGCAGCGCCGCGCCAAAGACATCATCCCCGACCCGGACGCCGACACACCCGCCGCGGAGTCCACGGTGCGGTTTGGCCGGACGAGGAAGGGCAAGCGGACGGTCATCGCCACCGGTGAAGAACGCGATATCGCCGACCTGGAGCACGCCCTGCGGGCAAAGCTCGACCCTGATCGCCCTGAGGGCCCGCAGATGTATGAGGCGTTCGCGGAGCTGCTGCGCGGCGGTGCCGGGGTTGCGGAGTCTGTGCCGCGGCCGTTGATCCAGGTCCCGTTGGCAGAGCACATCAGGATCGTTTCCGGTAACGGCGATGAGACGATCCTGGGGTTGTCGGATGGCACCACCATGACTGGTGCGGAGTATTTGACTCACTATTACTCGAAGGATTTGGAGGTGGCGTTGTTCCACCCGCAGGCGGGTGCGGTGAACCTGTACCACGCGAAGCGGTTCGCCAACGCCAAGCAACGCGACCTGGCGAGGGCGACGTTGACGACGTGTCCGGTGCCGGATTGCCGGCACGCGGCTGATAATTGCGAGGTCCACCACATCACACCGTGGGCCCGCGGTGGGCCGACGAACATGGACAACCTGTCGGTGTTGTGCAGGTACCACAACCGCACCAACGACGACGACCCAGAGCGACACAACCGGGGTCGAATACACATGCGCAACGGCACCCCGACATGGGTCTCCCCGCGCGGAACACCAGTCCCGAACACCACACACCAATACGGTGCCATGCACCTACTGTTCGGACACTAA